A part of Prevotella melaninogenica genomic DNA contains:
- a CDS encoding DUF6621 family protein has product MNAQEAQNIKWSENIIIVDGDYIDHVAFDLIVNFERMLNRRIPAADFSQWVVNIALDGRLKPGNHETQVVLLHDKKNPKLENFAPADYLKELNGQAFKDSQLGEFIINAIATGVEAAEKDDVLLDLLKTVLNHGEVKRIMIVPNAEDSHLMSTLRSTLRDADDELKHITLFAMQPLEGGNFKQQILGYSLLNAMGISSSEIEQKIK; this is encoded by the coding sequence ATGAATGCACAAGAAGCACAGAACATTAAATGGAGTGAGAATATCATCATTGTGGATGGTGATTACATAGACCATGTCGCTTTTGATCTCATTGTCAACTTTGAGCGAATGTTGAACCGTCGTATTCCTGCTGCTGATTTCAGCCAGTGGGTTGTAAACATTGCCCTTGACGGACGTTTAAAGCCAGGAAATCACGAAACACAAGTGGTTCTTTTACATGATAAGAAGAATCCTAAACTTGAGAATTTTGCCCCAGCCGATTATCTGAAAGAACTGAATGGGCAAGCATTCAAAGATTCACAGCTTGGCGAATTTATTATCAATGCCATTGCAACAGGTGTTGAAGCAGCCGAGAAAGACGATGTTCTCCTCGATCTTCTCAAGACGGTTCTTAATCATGGAGAGGTTAAACGCATTATGATTGTACCAAATGCTGAGGACAGCCATTTAATGAGTACACTTCGTTCTACCCTTCGCGATGCAGATGATGAATTAAAGCATATTACCTTGTTTGCAATGCAACCACTCGAAGGAGGTAATTTCAAACAGCAAATTTTGGGTTACTCGCTTCTTAATGCAATGGGTATATCCTCATCAGAGATTGAACAAAAGATTAAGTAA
- a CDS encoding saccharopine dehydrogenase family protein: protein MGKVLMIGAGGVATVAAFKIVQNQDVFTEFMIASRRKEKCDELVKAIHDKGYKADIKTAQVDADDVEQLKELFNSFKPELVINLALPYQDLTIMDACLACGCNYLDTANYEPKDEAHFEYSWQWAYKDKFEQAGLTAILGCGFDPGVSQAYTAYAAKHHFDEIHYLDIVDCNAGNHHKAFATNFNPEINIREITQKGLYYENGEWIETDPLVVHQDITYPNIGPRDSYLMHHEELESLVKNYPTIKRARFWMTFGQQYLTYLDCIQNLGMSRIDEIEYEAPLADGSGKTVKVNIVPLQFLKAVLPNPQDLGENYDGETSIGCRIRGIKDGKEQTYYIYNNCKHQDAYNETGMQGVSYTTGVPAMAGAMMFFKGLWRKPGVWNVEDFDPDPFLEVLNKQGLPWHEEFGGDLEL from the coding sequence ATGGGAAAAGTTTTAATGATTGGCGCAGGTGGCGTAGCTACTGTAGCCGCTTTTAAGATTGTCCAGAATCAGGACGTGTTTACAGAGTTCATGATTGCCAGCCGTCGTAAGGAGAAATGTGACGAACTGGTTAAGGCAATTCATGATAAGGGCTACAAGGCTGACATCAAGACTGCGCAGGTTGATGCAGACGATGTTGAGCAGTTGAAGGAACTCTTCAATTCATTCAAGCCTGAGCTGGTTATCAATCTTGCACTACCCTATCAGGACCTCACTATCATGGATGCCTGCTTAGCTTGCGGTTGCAACTATCTTGACACCGCTAACTATGAGCCAAAAGATGAGGCACACTTCGAGTATAGCTGGCAGTGGGCTTACAAGGATAAGTTCGAGCAGGCTGGCTTGACAGCTATCCTTGGTTGTGGTTTCGACCCTGGAGTGTCACAGGCTTATACAGCATACGCAGCAAAGCATCACTTTGATGAGATTCATTATCTTGATATTGTTGACTGTAATGCAGGTAACCACCACAAGGCGTTTGCAACTAACTTCAACCCAGAAATCAATATCCGTGAGATTACCCAGAAAGGTCTTTACTACGAGAATGGCGAATGGATTGAGACTGACCCATTGGTAGTACATCAGGATATAACCTATCCAAATATTGGTCCTCGTGATTCTTATTTGATGCACCACGAAGAATTGGAGTCATTGGTTAAGAACTATCCTACGATTAAGCGTGCACGCTTCTGGATGACTTTTGGGCAGCAGTACCTCACTTACCTTGATTGTATTCAGAATCTTGGTATGAGTCGTATCGATGAGATTGAGTATGAAGCACCATTGGCTGATGGGTCTGGCAAGACAGTTAAGGTTAATATCGTTCCTTTACAGTTCTTGAAGGCAGTATTGCCTAACCCACAGGACCTCGGTGAGAACTATGATGGTGAGACTTCTATCGGCTGCCGTATTCGTGGTATCAAGGATGGTAAGGAGCAGACTTATTACATCTATAACAACTGCAAGCATCAGGATGCTTACAACGAGACAGGTATGCAGGGCGTTAGCTATACTACTGGTGTACCAGCAATGGCTGGTGCAATGATGTTCTTCAAGGGTCTTTGGCGTAAGCCCGGAGTCTGGAATGTGGAAGACTTCGACCCAGATCCATTCTTGGAGGTACTCAATAAGCAGGGCTTACCTTGGCATGAAGAGTTTGGTGGTGATTTAGAACTATAA
- a CDS encoding TfoX/Sxy family protein, with amino-acid sequence MACSLDFIEFVSSQIAAAGTVRYRKMFGEYMIYVDEKPVIIVCDNIPYVKEHEAIKSMMLSAERGFPYEGAKEHYVLDVSRSDFAVKVVKVLAEVLPYPKSRKKNK; translated from the coding sequence ATGGCTTGCTCTTTGGACTTTATTGAATTTGTCAGTAGTCAGATAGCTGCTGCAGGGACTGTAAGATACAGGAAGATGTTCGGTGAATACATGATTTATGTTGACGAAAAGCCTGTTATCATAGTTTGTGACAATATACCTTATGTCAAAGAACACGAGGCAATTAAGTCAATGATGCTATCTGCCGAACGTGGATTCCCTTATGAAGGAGCTAAGGAACACTACGTTTTAGATGTTTCAAGGTCTGATTTTGCTGTCAAGGTTGTTAAGGTCTTGGCAGAAGTGTTACCTTATCCAAAGAGTAGAAAGAAGAATAAATAA
- the recA gene encoding recombinase RecA, translating to MAKEDTGTTSAAEGKLKALQAAMSKIEKDFGKGSIMRMGDEQIEQVEVIPTGSVALDTALGVGGYPRGRIIEIYGPESSGKTTLAIHAIAEAQKQGGIAAFIDAEHAFDRFYAEKLGVDVDNLWISQPDNGEQALEIADQLIRSSAIDILVIDSVAALTPKKEIEGDMGDSAVGLQARLMSQALRKLTSTIAKTNTCCIFINQLREKIGMMFGNPETTTGGNALKFYSSVRLDIRRVTSIKDGDQVIGNQVRVKIVKNKVAPPFRKAEFEITFGEGISKIGEIVDLGVQYGIIQKSGSWFSYNGTKLAQGRDATKTMIKDNPELAEELEGLIKNAIVEQTK from the coding sequence ATGGCAAAAGAAGATACAGGTACGACATCGGCAGCTGAAGGTAAGTTGAAAGCATTGCAAGCTGCAATGTCTAAGATAGAAAAAGACTTTGGTAAAGGGTCCATCATGCGTATGGGCGACGAACAAATAGAACAGGTGGAGGTTATCCCAACAGGTAGTGTTGCGCTCGACACAGCACTCGGTGTGGGCGGTTATCCACGTGGTAGAATCATTGAGATTTATGGTCCGGAAAGCTCTGGTAAGACAACATTAGCTATCCATGCCATTGCTGAGGCACAGAAGCAGGGTGGTATTGCAGCCTTCATTGATGCTGAGCACGCATTCGACCGTTTCTATGCAGAGAAGTTAGGCGTAGATGTTGATAATCTTTGGATTTCACAGCCAGACAATGGTGAGCAGGCTTTAGAGATTGCAGACCAGCTAATTCGCTCTTCTGCTATTGACATTCTTGTTATCGATTCTGTTGCTGCCTTGACTCCGAAGAAGGAAATTGAGGGTGACATGGGTGACTCTGCAGTTGGTTTACAGGCAAGATTGATGAGTCAGGCATTGCGTAAACTTACTTCAACTATCGCAAAAACTAATACTTGCTGCATCTTCATCAACCAGTTGCGTGAGAAGATTGGCATGATGTTTGGTAATCCAGAGACAACAACAGGTGGTAACGCACTGAAGTTCTATAGCTCTGTACGCCTTGACATCCGTCGTGTTACATCTATCAAGGATGGCGATCAAGTTATCGGTAATCAGGTTCGTGTGAAGATTGTAAAGAACAAGGTTGCTCCTCCTTTCCGCAAGGCAGAGTTCGAGATTACCTTCGGTGAGGGTATTTCAAAGATTGGTGAGATTGTTGACTTGGGCGTTCAGTATGGTATCATTCAGAAGAGTGGTAGCTGGTTTAGCTATAACGGAACTAAACTCGCACAGGGTCGTGATGCTACCAAGACAATGATTAAGGATAATCCAGAACTTGCAGAAGAACTGGAAGGCTTGATTAAGAACGCTATCGTCGAGCAGACAAAGTAA
- a CDS encoding DEAD/DEAH box helicase has translation MLPDGATKPTDTPNWAFLQQETGIMGDNSSADELRKNFGETSLLSRLEIKSLWQLRLETLIAENQQDENKTAETIHDTMLIYLLRYGIFVPVLKRRLKNGSWSVGKELSVRELIQLDVPCLDSIDQRIKAGISSWEYSIYIEKYIYLFVDCDHVYTGSAYDFQPIKIHKDNPHLIIDKNANGSFKVSTNVKELQNGERSSFFLKKNSETDYSVFIPSDFEYKIYKEILAQETYPAEAESLLIQLIKTVGGKTEIHSNMVAELDDLERIDVQPCITLRVISSADNSFKLAAMVHISDSLCYVPGKGNVTTIAEQEGKKVQLVRNLKNERDNLKMISEGLAEVEFLEEGETWKPQSISETITLPINTFLPFIQWCKEHKEVCAMEWAEGSKIKFYPGISSSSAQISFKSKNGWFEVEGDVELSEGHIISLQKLLEVMHQSAQQKYIRISDNEFITLSNQLSRILKRLDTVTTESRSHLQMAPAAVALLGDLWNDEALNIQNNDSIKALRQRIEESSKKVPSVPKTLQAQLRDYQEEGFEWMSRLTAWGAGVCLADDMGLGKTIQTITLLLEQSENGPSLIVAPSSVVPNWRNELQRFAPSLNLTILNQSEDRSKEIKDAKAGDVIITTYGILNIQQEDLAGREWNVVCLDEAHTIKNANTKMSKSAMQLNAQRKIILTGTPIQNHLAELWNLFQFINPGLLGSAEQFKKKFILPIEGDNDKARQSQLRRLISPFLLRRTKAEVIDELPAKNEIKLPVELSSEEMAMYEVKRREAEAMILENKTDKVSTLAEITRLRQMACSCSLVDKKWKLPSSKVLAFIDLAESLNDSGNRALVFSQFTSFFEEVKKAMNKAKLPYLYLDGSTPMATREKLVKEFQTGKCPFFLISLKAGGLGLNLTGANYVIHLDPWWNPAIEQQATDRAYRIGQKQEVTVYHLISQHTIEEKILRLHKTKRNLSDSLLEGSDMSHAMTQEELLELLQDNR, from the coding sequence ATACTTCCAGATGGAGCAACTAAACCTACCGACACTCCAAACTGGGCTTTCTTACAACAGGAGACTGGTATCATGGGCGACAACTCATCAGCTGATGAATTAAGAAAAAACTTCGGTGAAACATCTCTATTAAGCCGTTTGGAGATTAAATCACTTTGGCAGCTTCGTCTTGAAACACTTATTGCAGAGAATCAACAAGATGAGAATAAAACTGCAGAAACAATTCATGACACAATGCTTATCTACCTTCTCCGTTATGGGATTTTTGTCCCTGTGCTCAAACGAAGACTGAAGAATGGTAGTTGGTCTGTGGGTAAGGAGCTGTCTGTACGTGAACTCATACAACTGGATGTTCCATGCTTGGATAGTATTGATCAGCGGATTAAAGCTGGAATCTCTTCATGGGAATATAGTATTTACATTGAAAAGTATATATATCTTTTTGTTGATTGCGACCACGTTTATACAGGCTCTGCTTATGACTTCCAGCCTATAAAGATTCATAAGGACAACCCTCATCTTATCATTGATAAAAATGCAAATGGTTCTTTCAAAGTATCTACAAATGTAAAAGAATTGCAGAATGGTGAAAGATCATCTTTCTTTCTAAAGAAGAATTCTGAAACAGACTATTCTGTCTTCATTCCATCTGACTTTGAATATAAGATCTATAAAGAAATATTAGCACAGGAAACTTATCCTGCTGAAGCGGAGTCCTTGCTCATTCAACTGATTAAGACTGTTGGCGGAAAAACAGAAATACACTCTAACATGGTAGCTGAGCTTGACGATTTAGAGCGTATTGATGTACAACCATGTATTACGCTTCGCGTTATATCTTCTGCTGACAACAGTTTTAAGCTTGCTGCCATGGTGCATATCTCTGATAGTCTTTGCTATGTGCCTGGGAAAGGGAATGTCACCACTATTGCCGAACAAGAGGGTAAGAAAGTACAATTGGTTCGTAATCTAAAGAATGAACGTGACAACCTTAAAATGATAAGCGAAGGGTTGGCTGAAGTTGAATTCTTAGAAGAAGGCGAAACATGGAAACCACAAAGTATTTCGGAAACGATAACACTTCCTATCAACACGTTCTTACCTTTCATTCAATGGTGTAAGGAACACAAAGAGGTCTGTGCAATGGAATGGGCTGAAGGCAGTAAGATAAAGTTTTATCCTGGCATCAGCAGCAGTTCTGCTCAAATTTCATTCAAGTCAAAGAATGGTTGGTTTGAGGTGGAAGGTGATGTTGAACTCAGCGAAGGACACATTATTTCACTCCAGAAGTTGCTCGAAGTAATGCATCAAAGTGCTCAGCAGAAGTATATACGCATTAGTGATAATGAATTCATAACACTAAGCAACCAACTTTCACGTATTCTTAAACGACTTGACACAGTAACGACAGAAAGCCGTTCACATCTGCAGATGGCACCAGCCGCCGTGGCTTTGTTAGGCGATTTGTGGAACGATGAGGCGTTGAACATTCAGAATAATGATAGTATTAAAGCTTTACGCCAACGCATTGAAGAGAGTAGCAAAAAAGTCCCTTCCGTACCTAAGACCTTACAAGCACAGCTACGCGACTATCAGGAAGAGGGATTTGAATGGATGTCAAGGTTGACAGCATGGGGAGCAGGCGTATGCCTTGCTGATGATATGGGATTGGGTAAGACCATTCAAACTATCACCTTGCTGCTTGAACAGAGCGAAAACGGACCATCATTGATTGTCGCGCCATCCTCTGTCGTACCTAACTGGCGGAATGAGCTTCAACGTTTCGCACCATCATTAAACCTCACCATTCTCAATCAGAGTGAGGACCGTTCAAAGGAGATCAAGGATGCAAAAGCTGGAGATGTCATTATCACAACCTATGGTATATTGAATATACAACAAGAAGACCTTGCAGGAAGAGAGTGGAATGTGGTTTGTCTTGACGAGGCACATACCATCAAGAATGCCAACACTAAGATGTCAAAGTCAGCTATGCAGTTGAACGCACAACGTAAGATTATCCTTACGGGTACACCTATTCAGAACCATTTGGCCGAGTTATGGAATCTATTCCAGTTTATTAATCCTGGCCTTTTGGGAAGTGCAGAACAGTTTAAGAAGAAGTTTATCCTGCCCATTGAAGGAGATAACGACAAAGCACGTCAAAGTCAGTTACGCCGTCTAATCTCTCCTTTCCTTTTACGCAGAACGAAAGCAGAAGTTATTGACGAGTTACCAGCAAAGAACGAAATAAAGCTCCCTGTCGAACTATCATCGGAAGAGATGGCTATGTATGAGGTTAAAAGACGTGAGGCAGAGGCTATGATTCTTGAAAACAAGACTGACAAAGTGAGTACGTTGGCTGAGATTACTCGTTTGCGTCAGATGGCATGCAGCTGTTCGTTGGTGGACAAGAAATGGAAGCTACCAAGCAGCAAGGTCTTAGCTTTCATTGATCTGGCTGAAAGTCTTAATGATAGTGGTAATCGTGCACTTGTCTTCAGTCAGTTTACCAGTTTCTTTGAGGAGGTAAAGAAGGCTATGAATAAGGCAAAGCTCCCTTATCTTTATCTTGACGGAAGCACACCGATGGCTACGCGTGAAAAGTTAGTAAAGGAGTTCCAAACAGGAAAATGTCCTTTCTTCCTTATCAGTCTAAAGGCTGGAGGATTGGGATTAAACCTTACGGGAGCTAACTATGTTATTCATCTTGACCCTTGGTGGAATCCTGCTATCGAACAGCAGGCTACTGACCGTGCCTATCGTATCGGTCAAAAACAAGAGGTGACAGTATATCATCTTATTAGTCAGCATACGATAGAAGAGAAAATCCTACGTTTACATAAGACAAAGCGTAACCTTTCCGACTCACTTCTTGAGGGTTCTGATATGTCTCACGCAATGACACAGGAAGAACTACTCGAATTGCTGCAAGATAACAGATAA
- a CDS encoding GntR family transcriptional regulator, translating into MNFENNKAIYEQMADRLCDEIIAGTYKADDRIPSVREYAVMLQVNTNTAVKAYELLSREEIIYNRRGLGYFVSAGAREQIMTARRKTFLTQSLPAIFREMILLGITIEEIEKEWEKAQQ; encoded by the coding sequence ATGAATTTTGAAAATAACAAGGCTATCTATGAGCAAATGGCTGACCGTCTTTGCGATGAGATTATAGCCGGAACATATAAAGCTGACGACCGAATACCGTCAGTCCGGGAGTATGCCGTTATGCTGCAGGTGAATACCAACACAGCAGTGAAAGCCTACGAGCTACTCTCTCGTGAGGAGATAATCTACAATCGGCGTGGACTTGGCTACTTCGTCTCAGCTGGTGCACGCGAGCAAATCATGACTGCTCGGCGCAAGACTTTCCTTACCCAGTCTCTTCCTGCTATCTTTCGTGAGATGATTCTGTTAGGAATAACAATCGAAGAGATAGAGAAAGAGTGGGAGAAAGCGCAACAATAG
- a CDS encoding GIN domain-containing protein, which translates to MKTTFAKIINLSLVFAACLFLFSSCIRKKGDFGKVVTKNISVEKFQELEVAALVPVHIIQGKECSIKVKGQERLLSYLDFDVIDGKLTVQMKNPDSAFGQLFFPFSMEKVNSNIEVYITAPTLTHMNLEGSNPIIFSDSITLDNLIINSDFGCNVTINKMRINQLNFVIADDIGINIKSLTAKQANFDISGNGKIRLNSGHIDNTSFSIAGNADLKIRNLTAKKARFAVPGNADLAVNFNRTDTASFYIMGNADGKVTGTTRQPIQTITEGKAVIKDETTRIK; encoded by the coding sequence ATGAAGACAACATTTGCAAAAATCATTAATCTCAGCCTTGTTTTCGCTGCTTGCCTATTCCTTTTCAGTTCTTGTATTCGCAAGAAAGGGGATTTTGGTAAGGTCGTAACCAAGAATATTTCTGTTGAAAAGTTCCAGGAATTAGAGGTTGCAGCATTAGTTCCAGTTCATATCATACAAGGCAAGGAATGCAGTATAAAGGTTAAAGGACAGGAAAGATTGCTTTCATATTTGGATTTTGATGTCATTGATGGCAAATTGACTGTACAAATGAAGAACCCAGATTCTGCATTTGGTCAGCTATTCTTTCCCTTTAGCATGGAGAAAGTGAATAGCAATATTGAAGTTTATATTACTGCTCCCACCTTAACACACATGAACTTGGAAGGTTCTAACCCTATTATTTTTTCAGACTCTATTACACTTGATAATCTGATAATTAATTCTGATTTTGGTTGTAATGTTACTATAAATAAGATGAGAATTAATCAATTGAACTTTGTCATAGCTGATGATATTGGTATAAATATTAAGAGCCTAACCGCTAAGCAAGCCAATTTTGATATCTCTGGGAATGGTAAAATAAGACTGAACTCAGGGCATATAGATAATACCTCTTTCTCCATAGCAGGTAATGCTGACCTGAAAATAAGAAATCTGACAGCTAAGAAAGCCCGCTTTGCTGTTCCGGGGAATGCAGACTTAGCAGTAAACTTCAACCGCACAGATACAGCATCCTTCTATATAATGGGTAATGCTGATGGCAAGGTCACGGGAACAACACGTCAGCCTATACAAACGATAACAGAGGGTAAAGCCGTTATCAAAGATGAAACAACAAGAATTAAATAA
- a CDS encoding ABC transporter ATP-binding protein yields the protein MIQVNELTFSYPKSKHNVFKGLNLQLNENRIYGLLGKNGMGKSTLLYLIAGLLKPKKGRVIVDGYTASCRYPEMLQELYIVPEEYDLPSMSLSKYAKIHEDFYPQFSEEVLEKCLTDFEMSVDVDFKQLSMGQKKKVYMSFALATGCRLLLMDEPTNGLDIPSKALFRKVVAGNMAEDSSLIISTHQVHDVEQLLDHIIILDNSQIIVNASTEDITNDYTFGIRQPNEMDDSVLYAEPSIQGNNVIARRQKGDNETTINLELLFNAATTGKLK from the coding sequence ATGATTCAAGTAAATGAACTGACTTTCAGCTATCCGAAAAGCAAACACAACGTGTTTAAAGGGCTGAATCTACAACTCAATGAGAACCGAATTTACGGTCTCTTAGGTAAGAATGGAATGGGAAAGAGTACGCTGCTTTATCTTATAGCTGGACTTCTGAAACCTAAGAAGGGTAGGGTTATCGTTGATGGTTACACTGCTTCATGTCGTTATCCAGAAATGTTGCAGGAGCTATATATTGTTCCAGAGGAGTACGATTTGCCCAGTATGTCACTCAGTAAGTATGCAAAGATTCATGAAGACTTCTACCCTCAATTCAGCGAGGAGGTTCTTGAGAAGTGCTTGACAGACTTTGAGATGTCCGTTGATGTTGACTTTAAGCAACTCTCTATGGGACAGAAAAAGAAGGTGTATATGAGTTTTGCACTTGCTACTGGTTGTCGTCTTCTTCTGATGGATGAGCCAACTAATGGTCTTGATATTCCATCAAAGGCACTCTTCCGTAAGGTTGTGGCAGGCAATATGGCAGAAGATTCATCGCTGATTATCTCTACCCATCAGGTGCATGACGTTGAGCAGTTGCTTGACCATATCATCATCCTTGACAATTCACAAATAATTGTGAACGCATCAACTGAGGATATAACAAATGATTACACCTTCGGCATCCGTCAACCTAACGAGATGGATGACAGCGTACTCTATGCAGAGCCATCCATTCAAGGCAACAATGTGATTGCACGACGTCAGAAGGGTGACAATGAGACTACTATCAATCTTGAATTGTTGTTCAATGCAGCAACAACAGGTAAACTAAAATAA
- a CDS encoding site-specific integrase, producing MRSTFKVLFYLKKNAPKKNGFVPVMYRITIDGTIAQFSCKCDIHPDLWDIKSNRASGKSAVALETNRFLDKVRVGINAKYKEIAERDNYVNAEKVKNAFLGLEMRHEILLKVFAQHNEDFAKQVDAGLRSQSTYNKYCTVYKHLEEFIKTCYRVSDIALKELTPAFITDFDIFLRTEKQCCNNTVWSYMMPLRRMITIAQNHGWIVRDPFVDYSISAESTDRDYLTKDEIRRLLDLKFRRKSMELVRDLYVFCCFTGLSFTDMKNLTKDNLQTSFDGKLWIMTKRQKTGVESNIMLLDIPKQIIEKYDGMAREDYLLPVPQYITACKNIKKIIELCGIEKEITWHTSRHTMATEICLTNGVPIETLSKMLGHTNIRTTQIYAKITHEKESQDMAALSDKLSKIEQFNGITI from the coding sequence ATGCGTAGTACGTTTAAGGTTCTGTTCTACCTCAAAAAGAACGCCCCCAAGAAGAACGGTTTCGTTCCCGTGATGTATCGTATCACCATTGACGGTACGATAGCCCAGTTCAGTTGCAAATGCGACATCCATCCCGACTTGTGGGATATCAAGAGCAACCGCGCTTCGGGAAAAAGTGCCGTTGCGTTGGAAACCAACCGTTTCTTGGACAAGGTACGTGTCGGCATCAATGCCAAATACAAGGAGATAGCCGAGCGGGATAACTATGTCAATGCCGAGAAAGTGAAGAATGCTTTCTTGGGTTTGGAGATGCGGCATGAAATCTTGCTGAAAGTCTTTGCCCAGCACAATGAGGACTTCGCCAAACAAGTAGATGCGGGCTTGCGAAGCCAATCCACCTACAACAAGTATTGCACGGTCTATAAACATTTGGAGGAGTTCATCAAGACCTGCTACCGTGTCAGCGACATTGCTTTGAAAGAACTCACTCCGGCTTTCATTACCGATTTCGACATCTTCCTGCGCACCGAAAAGCAATGCTGTAACAACACGGTATGGAGTTACATGATGCCCCTGCGCCGTATGATTACCATTGCCCAGAATCACGGATGGATAGTTCGTGACCCGTTCGTAGATTACAGCATATCCGCCGAGAGTACCGACAGGGACTATCTGACCAAGGATGAAATCCGCAGGCTGTTGGATTTGAAATTCAGGCGTAAATCAATGGAGCTGGTTCGGGACTTGTACGTCTTCTGCTGTTTTACAGGCTTGTCCTTTACCGATATGAAGAACCTAACCAAAGATAACCTTCAGACTTCCTTTGACGGTAAACTCTGGATTATGACCAAGCGACAAAAGACAGGTGTGGAGTCCAATATTATGCTTTTGGATATTCCGAAGCAGATTATCGAGAAGTACGATGGCATGGCGAGGGAGGATTACCTCCTGCCCGTTCCGCAGTATATTACCGCCTGCAAGAACATCAAGAAAATCATCGAACTCTGCGGTATCGAAAAAGAGATTACGTGGCATACCAGCCGCCATACTATGGCGACGGAAATCTGCCTGACCAACGGCGTTCCCATCGAAACCCTCTCCAAGATGCTCGGACACACGAATATTCGCACCACGCAGATTTACGCCAAAATCACCCATGAAAAGGAAAGTCAGGACATGGCGGCACTCTCCGACAAACTGAGTAAGATAGAGCAGTTCAATGGTATTACTATATAA
- a CDS encoding helix-turn-helix domain-containing protein has protein sequence MDNDVKTKNNEEIAHFLNASDRMIKGIDVLRKKNRPLLNGHRYLTDDELSRLLHINRRTLQDYRNMGRISFVKLGGKVLYREEDVEKLLQENYRPRFEKP, from the coding sequence ATGGACAACGACGTAAAGACCAAGAACAATGAAGAGATTGCGCACTTTCTCAACGCGAGCGACCGTATGATAAAGGGGATAGATGTCCTGCGGAAAAAGAACAGACCTCTGCTTAACGGGCATCGCTATCTAACGGACGATGAACTGTCCCGTCTGTTGCATATCAACCGGCGCACGTTGCAGGATTATCGCAACATGGGAAGAATCTCCTTTGTTAAGTTAGGCGGAAAGGTACTCTACCGGGAAGAAGATGTGGAAAAACTGTTGCAGGAGAATTATCGCCCTCGGTTTGAGAAGCCTTGA
- a CDS encoding helix-turn-helix domain-containing protein, which produces MEVIAIEKKTYEAMMERFCILTAKVDALCRECDEKRMGRWLDNQDVCQILNISLRTLQTYRSNRMLPYTQIGYKMFYKPEDVGKLLEQSSAL; this is translated from the coding sequence ATGGAAGTAATAGCAATCGAGAAGAAAACGTATGAAGCCATGATGGAGCGTTTCTGCATTCTGACCGCCAAGGTCGATGCCCTGTGTCGGGAGTGTGACGAAAAGCGTATGGGCAGGTGGCTGGACAATCAGGATGTCTGCCAAATCCTGAACATCAGTTTGCGTACCCTGCAAACTTACCGCAGCAACCGGATGTTGCCCTATACGCAAATAGGGTATAAGATGTTCTACAAGCCGGAGGATGTCGGGAAACTGCTCGAACAATCCTCTGCTTTATGA